In one Nitrosarchaeum sp. genomic region, the following are encoded:
- a CDS encoding methylmalonyl-CoA mutase family protein translates to MIKKQTSKKTPKNFVTDSNFPVKRIYQRSSKKYVKEDSGVYPYTRGIHTEMFRERFWTMRQYSGFGDAKLTNERFKFMLEKGQTGLSMAFDLPTQIGHDPDSAPAEGEVGKVGVSIASLKDMMIAFDGIPLGKVSSSMTINSTASTLLAYYIVVGESQGFKSNELRGTTQNDILKEYIARNTYIYPPKPSMRLIGDMIGYCAEKVPQWYPVSISGYHMREAGCTATQEIAFTIANAIAYIQTCIDRGLKIDDFAPRLSFFFCCTIEFFEEIAKFRVARKVYAKILKEKFHAKDPRSLQLKFHTQTSGESLTAQQPDNNIVRVAIQTMAAVIGGTQSLHTNSRDEALALPTQESAKIALRTQQIVAHESGVTKTVDPMAGSYYLEELCDQIEENVWKYLKQIEKMGGSIKAIEKGFFQSEIRQNAYRLKKEADTGDRVIVGVNKYSEIEEKPPELLRIDDRIEIQQKKALKELRATRDNKKLEKALSAMKSAADSDENLMPYIIASARAFATTGEISNTFREVFGEYRPKEVF, encoded by the coding sequence ATGATAAAAAAACAAACTAGTAAAAAGACACCAAAGAATTTTGTTACTGATTCTAATTTTCCAGTAAAACGAATCTATCAAAGATCCTCTAAAAAATATGTTAAAGAAGACTCTGGAGTATATCCATACACTCGTGGAATTCATACCGAAATGTTCCGTGAACGATTTTGGACGATGAGGCAGTATTCTGGTTTTGGAGATGCAAAATTAACTAACGAACGATTCAAGTTCATGCTTGAAAAAGGACAAACTGGACTCAGTATGGCTTTTGATCTTCCGACTCAAATAGGACATGATCCAGATTCTGCTCCTGCTGAAGGTGAAGTAGGAAAGGTTGGCGTTTCTATTGCTTCACTTAAAGATATGATGATTGCATTTGATGGAATTCCTTTGGGTAAAGTTAGTTCTTCTATGACAATTAATTCTACTGCATCAACTTTACTTGCATACTATATCGTTGTAGGTGAATCACAAGGATTCAAAAGTAATGAGCTAAGAGGTACAACACAAAATGATATTTTGAAAGAATACATTGCAAGAAACACATACATCTATCCACCTAAACCGTCGATGAGACTAATTGGTGATATGATTGGTTACTGTGCTGAAAAAGTTCCACAATGGTATCCTGTTTCAATTTCTGGATATCACATGAGAGAAGCTGGATGCACAGCTACTCAGGAAATTGCATTCACAATTGCAAATGCTATTGCATATATCCAAACATGCATTGATAGAGGATTAAAAATTGATGACTTTGCTCCAAGACTATCATTTTTCTTTTGTTGTACAATTGAGTTCTTTGAAGAGATTGCAAAGTTTAGAGTTGCAAGAAAAGTATATGCAAAAATTCTCAAAGAAAAATTCCATGCAAAAGATCCTCGTTCATTACAACTAAAATTCCATACTCAGACAAGTGGAGAATCATTAACTGCTCAACAACCTGACAATAACATTGTACGTGTTGCCATACAGACAATGGCTGCCGTAATTGGTGGCACGCAATCACTTCATACTAATTCTAGAGATGAGGCACTAGCATTACCTACACAAGAATCCGCAAAGATTGCTCTTAGAACGCAACAAATTGTTGCACATGAAAGTGGAGTGACTAAGACTGTTGACCCCATGGCAGGCTCGTATTACCTTGAGGAATTATGTGACCAGATAGAAGAAAATGTTTGGAAGTATCTGAAACAAATTGAAAAAATGGGCGGTTCTATTAAGGCAATCGAAAAAGGCTTCTTCCAGTCAGAAATCAGACAAAATGCATATCGTCTTAAAAAAGAAGCAGATACTGGAGACCGAGTAATCGTAGGAGTAAACAAATACTCTGAGATAGAAGAAAAACCTCCTGAATTACTAAGAATTGATGATAGAATTGAAATCCAACAAAAGAAAGCACTCAAAGAACTTAGAGCAACTAGGGACAACAAGAAACTCGAAAAAGCATTATCTGCAATGAAGAGTGCAGCTGATTCTGATGAAAATCTAATGCCATACATTATTGCCTCTGCAAGAGCATTTGCTACAACCGGAGAAATCAGTAATACGTTTAGAGAAGTATTTGGCGAATATCGTCCAAAAGAAGTATTTTGA
- the meaB gene encoding methylmalonyl Co-A mutase-associated GTPase MeaB has translation MLDISDLKKGKRGAIAKAISIVENNPSEAKKLLKKIYKDTGNASIIGITGPAGAGKSSLINKTSVALKKLKTKPAVLAIDPTSHVTGGAILGDRVRMTESTDSGTYIRSIASRGATGAVSRSLRNSIRILEYAGFNPIIIESVGAGQTEVEISNIADITVVVFNPNTGDSIQTIKAGLTEIGDVYIVNKSDLDGANQLFDAIREYIGSTNLNPVFLKTSVKKNSGISEFAKTLKEMMNAKNKNKHDKDMLRLETELKDIILNNMSEKIEVMLSSDKTFSKYLKKIQSKKMDPFEAADKITKSLVK, from the coding sequence ATATTGGATATTTCTGATTTAAAAAAAGGTAAGAGAGGCGCAATTGCTAAAGCCATTAGTATAGTTGAAAATAATCCCTCAGAGGCAAAAAAATTACTTAAAAAAATATACAAAGATACTGGTAATGCATCTATAATTGGTATTACAGGACCTGCCGGTGCTGGAAAAAGTTCACTAATTAACAAAACATCTGTTGCGTTAAAGAAACTAAAAACAAAACCTGCAGTTCTTGCAATAGACCCTACAAGTCATGTGACTGGTGGTGCAATACTTGGAGATAGAGTTAGAATGACTGAATCTACTGACTCTGGAACTTATATCCGTAGTATTGCTTCAAGAGGTGCAACTGGCGCAGTTTCAAGATCACTTAGAAATAGTATTAGAATTTTAGAATATGCCGGATTTAATCCAATAATAATTGAAAGTGTTGGAGCAGGCCAAACTGAAGTCGAAATTTCAAACATTGCAGATATCACAGTTGTTGTCTTTAATCCAAATACCGGTGATAGCATTCAAACGATAAAAGCTGGTCTGACTGAAATCGGAGATGTCTATATTGTTAACAAGAGTGACCTTGATGGCGCCAATCAACTCTTTGATGCAATTCGTGAGTATATCGGCTCTACCAATTTGAATCCTGTATTTTTGAAGACATCGGTCAAAAAAAACTCTGGAATATCTGAATTTGCTAAGACTCTAAAAGAAATGATGAATGCAAAAAATAAAAATAAACATGATAAAGATATGCTTAGACTAGAAACCGAATTAAAAGATATTATTTTAAATAATATGAGTGAAAAGATCGAAGTGATGTTAAGTTCTGATAAAACATTCTCAAAGTATCTTAAAAAAATACAATCAAAAAAGATGGATCCTTTTGAAGCTGCTGATAAAATTACAAAATCATTGGTAAAGTGA
- a CDS encoding M1 family metallopeptidase, with the protein MNVIPSNYALEFEPIFKNFTFHGKETITVGCKTPVNSIILHCAEIKIKSCTVRQNGMSQKATTKINSKNEELTIIIKNKLKGTFFIDIEFIGQLNDRLLGFYRSQYRQNGKTKYLATTQFEAADARRAFPCWDEPEVKATFEISIIAENKFTAISNMPVTSKKRLKNKTVYTFAKTPIMSTYLIYLGVGEFEYLTGKIGKVQVRVITTKGNKSKGKYSLELGKKLLSSYEKYFGIKYPLPKLDLIAIPDFAAGAMENWGAITFRETILLYDPKTSSTRTKQYIAEVISHEIAHQWFGNLVTMKWWNDLWLNESFATFMATKFVDKFYPEWDLWDQFVDDAMNNAMALDSLKNTHPIDVKVNSTSEIREIFDAISYDKGGCVLRMLEHYVGESNFQKGLKQYLANFKYKNAEGKDLWDAIGKISKMPVRAMVQTWLKQPGFPVVEIEKQDSTLHLKQRRYVLESDKKSNKGLWSIPLSVGLQDELFQKLFTKKSMSVKLPKNNLGFVANFGRKGFYRVKYDEGTLIDLKMLVDQKQIPAIDRWAIQNDLFSLCVSGDETVRNYLDFSDAYYDEDSYLATVNVAHNLSSLYFRAFDEDFSDQIRNYTVKYLKKILHNLGWDPKKTDKHTDALMRGFVIFTLGKLDDEEVTIESENRYKQFMKNQNSLSPDLVEPVCSVMAWNGNSKTHDELTRLYRNAKSTEEKLRFLGAMCSFKDPKLLLKSLNFSQTSEVRSQNMQLPIMKVAGNPYGKKILWPWLKSNWPKLSKKVGRGNPLFNRIVASISSIADDSMEKEIRQFFKMNPTPGTERTQEQTLERIRISSKFLRNMRKEFS; encoded by the coding sequence GTGAATGTAATTCCATCAAATTATGCCCTTGAATTTGAGCCTATTTTCAAAAATTTTACCTTCCATGGCAAGGAAACCATTACTGTAGGCTGCAAAACTCCTGTAAATTCTATAATCCTTCACTGTGCTGAGATCAAAATCAAATCATGCACTGTACGACAAAATGGAATGTCTCAGAAAGCAACTACTAAAATAAATTCAAAAAATGAAGAATTAACAATTATAATTAAAAATAAACTTAAAGGTACTTTTTTTATTGATATTGAATTTATTGGTCAGTTAAATGATCGTTTGCTTGGATTCTATCGAAGTCAATACAGACAAAATGGTAAAACAAAATATCTTGCAACTACACAGTTTGAGGCAGCTGACGCAAGAAGGGCGTTTCCATGTTGGGATGAACCTGAGGTAAAAGCAACATTTGAGATTTCTATAATTGCTGAAAATAAATTTACTGCCATTTCAAACATGCCAGTAACATCTAAAAAAAGACTAAAAAATAAAACTGTTTACACATTTGCAAAAACTCCAATAATGTCTACATACCTTATTTATCTTGGTGTTGGTGAATTTGAATATCTTACAGGTAAGATTGGTAAAGTTCAAGTTCGTGTAATTACAACAAAAGGAAATAAATCTAAAGGAAAATATTCGTTGGAATTAGGAAAGAAACTCCTTTCATCTTATGAGAAATATTTTGGAATAAAATATCCATTGCCTAAATTAGATTTGATTGCAATACCGGACTTTGCAGCAGGTGCGATGGAAAACTGGGGTGCTATAACATTTAGAGAAACAATTCTTCTTTATGATCCAAAGACATCATCAACTAGAACAAAACAATACATTGCTGAAGTTATCTCTCATGAAATTGCACATCAGTGGTTTGGAAATTTAGTTACTATGAAATGGTGGAATGATCTGTGGCTAAATGAAAGTTTTGCAACCTTTATGGCAACAAAATTTGTAGACAAATTTTATCCTGAATGGGATTTATGGGATCAATTTGTTGATGATGCGATGAACAATGCAATGGCTCTAGATTCGCTCAAAAATACTCATCCAATTGATGTTAAAGTTAATTCTACATCTGAAATTCGTGAAATATTTGATGCCATTTCTTATGATAAAGGTGGATGTGTTCTAAGAATGCTAGAACACTATGTTGGCGAATCAAATTTTCAAAAGGGATTGAAGCAATACCTTGCTAATTTCAAATACAAAAATGCTGAAGGTAAAGATCTTTGGGATGCAATAGGAAAAATTTCTAAAATGCCAGTTCGTGCAATGGTTCAGACATGGTTAAAGCAACCTGGATTCCCTGTAGTTGAGATAGAAAAACAAGATTCTACATTACATCTCAAACAGAGACGTTATGTTTTAGAATCTGATAAAAAATCAAACAAAGGTTTGTGGTCAATTCCACTCTCTGTAGGTTTACAAGATGAATTATTTCAAAAACTATTTACAAAAAAATCAATGTCTGTAAAATTACCGAAGAATAATCTAGGCTTTGTAGCTAATTTTGGAAGAAAAGGGTTCTATCGTGTAAAATATGATGAAGGTACTTTGATAGACCTTAAGATGCTAGTAGACCAAAAACAAATTCCTGCAATCGATAGATGGGCAATTCAAAATGATCTGTTCTCATTATGTGTTTCTGGTGACGAGACAGTACGTAACTATCTTGATTTCTCTGATGCGTATTATGATGAAGACAGCTATTTAGCAACAGTAAATGTAGCACATAATCTGTCCTCTTTGTATTTTAGAGCATTTGATGAAGACTTTTCTGATCAAATTAGAAATTATACGGTAAAATACCTAAAGAAAATTTTACATAATCTTGGATGGGATCCTAAAAAAACTGATAAACACACAGATGCTCTCATGCGTGGGTTTGTAATTTTTACATTGGGTAAATTAGATGACGAAGAAGTAACAATTGAATCTGAAAATCGATATAAACAATTCATGAAAAACCAAAACTCTCTTTCTCCTGACTTAGTTGAGCCTGTATGTTCTGTAATGGCATGGAACGGTAATTCTAAAACACATGATGAATTAACGCGTCTTTATAGAAATGCAAAATCTACTGAAGAGAAACTTCGCTTCCTTGGAGCAATGTGTAGTTTTAAGGATCCGAAATTACTTCTTAAATCATTGAATTTCTCTCAAACATCTGAGGTACGTTCTCAAAACATGCAGCTCCCAATCATGAAAGTTGCAGGAAATCCTTATGGTAAAAAGATACTTTGGCCTTGGTTAAAGAGTAACTGGCCAAAACTAAGTAAAAAAGTTGGTCGTGGTAATCCTCTGTTTAATAGAATTGTTGCAAGTATTTCATCAATTGCTGATGATTCTATGGAAAAAGAGATTCGTCAGTTCTTCAAAATGAATCCTACTCCGGGAACTGAAAGAACTCAAGAACAAACTCTTGAGAGAATTAGAATTAGTTCTAAATTCTTACGAAATATGAGAAAAGAATTTTCATGA
- a CDS encoding DUF6659 family protein, with the protein MKIDVTSPEIIKALDESCNKVMELPMIRFVGVLDKMGKRIAGGFKKNVKSYLTHPNDSRMYIQLTLEYLMRKDFDKELGPIDYIASRRGKVTMISIPTEEYLVLISAQRDIDVEKVIKKVNSAFTMFPDIYP; encoded by the coding sequence TTGAAAATAGATGTGACAAGCCCGGAAATAATTAAGGCATTAGATGAATCATGTAACAAGGTAATGGAATTACCCATGATTAGATTTGTCGGAGTATTAGACAAAATGGGAAAGAGAATAGCTGGAGGTTTTAAAAAAAATGTCAAATCATATTTGACTCATCCTAATGACAGTAGAATGTATATTCAATTAACATTAGAATATCTAATGAGAAAAGATTTTGATAAGGAGTTAGGTCCTATTGACTATATTGCCTCTAGAAGAGGAAAGGTTACAATGATTAGCATCCCAACTGAGGAATATCTAGTATTAATTTCAGCGCAAAGAGACATAGATGTGGAAAAAGTAATAAAAAAAGTGAACAGTGCATTTACAATGTTTCCAGATATTTATCCATAG
- a CDS encoding cobalamin B12-binding domain-containing protein, protein MKQKTASRRVKILVAKLGLDGHDRGALVLCRAFRDAGMEVIYSGLFATPDRIAQIAEDEDVDAIAMSLLNGAHGTLFPRVVQALNKKGIKDVLVVGGGVIPEVDKKDLKKSGVDEVFGPGTPLNEIIEHITNGVSKLRKL, encoded by the coding sequence ATGAAACAAAAAACGGCTTCAAGACGTGTCAAGATTCTAGTTGCTAAGTTGGGCTTGGATGGCCACGATAGAGGAGCCCTAGTATTATGTAGAGCATTTAGAGATGCAGGGATGGAAGTAATTTACTCAGGTCTATTTGCAACCCCGGACAGAATTGCACAAATTGCTGAAGACGAAGATGTCGATGCAATTGCAATGAGTTTACTTAATGGTGCACATGGAACATTATTTCCAAGAGTAGTTCAGGCATTAAACAAAAAAGGAATCAAAGATGTACTAGTAGTAGGAGGCGGCGTAATACCTGAAGTAGATAAAAAAGATCTTAAAAAATCAGGTGTCGATGAGGTGTTTGGTCCAGGTACACCATTAAATGAAATAATTGAACATATCACCAATGGAGTTTCAAAATTAAGAAAATTATAA
- the ilvC gene encoding ketol-acid reductoisomerase yields MSNYMAKTWKDKDISLDPLKDQTIAVIGYGIQGDAQANNMKDSGLNVIVGLKKGGNSWKKAESDGHKVMSVSDACKKADIIHILLPDMIQSEVYKAEIGPNLSKGKALSFSHAAAIHWKWIDAPKDIDIIMVAPKGPGSKVRETYLENFGTPSIVAVHQDFTGKAWDRTLGIAKAIGSARAGLIQTTFKEEVETDWFGEQADLCGGAASMIQASFETLVEAGYQPEIAYFEVLHELKLIVDMIQRYGINGMWRRVSETARYGGLTRGPMVITSESKDNMKKVLKMIQDGTFNKEWINEYQKHGKDSFDKYMKETEAHQIEKVGKQMRKMMWPDSTE; encoded by the coding sequence TTGAGTAATTATATGGCAAAAACATGGAAAGATAAAGATATCAGCTTAGATCCATTAAAAGATCAAACTATTGCCGTAATTGGTTATGGGATTCAAGGAGATGCTCAAGCAAATAACATGAAAGATTCTGGTCTTAACGTAATTGTTGGCCTAAAGAAAGGTGGAAACAGCTGGAAAAAAGCAGAATCTGATGGTCATAAAGTAATGTCTGTATCTGATGCATGCAAAAAAGCCGATATAATTCACATTTTACTTCCAGACATGATCCAATCAGAAGTTTACAAAGCTGAAATTGGACCAAATCTCTCTAAAGGAAAAGCATTATCGTTTTCACATGCAGCTGCAATTCATTGGAAATGGATTGATGCTCCAAAAGATATTGACATTATCATGGTTGCACCAAAAGGACCTGGTTCCAAAGTACGCGAAACATATCTTGAAAATTTTGGTACTCCGTCAATTGTTGCAGTACATCAAGATTTCACAGGAAAAGCTTGGGACCGAACACTAGGAATTGCAAAGGCAATTGGTAGTGCACGTGCAGGATTGATTCAAACCACGTTCAAAGAAGAAGTTGAAACTGATTGGTTTGGAGAACAAGCAGATCTTTGTGGCGGTGCTGCATCAATGATACAAGCTTCATTTGAAACGCTAGTTGAGGCAGGCTATCAGCCCGAAATTGCGTATTTTGAGGTATTACACGAACTAAAATTAATTGTAGATATGATTCAAAGATACGGAATCAATGGAATGTGGAGACGTGTAAGTGAGACTGCAAGATATGGTGGTTTAACACGTGGTCCGATGGTAATTACTAGTGAAAGTAAAGACAACATGAAAAAAGTTCTAAAAATGATTCAGGATGGAACTTTCAATAAAGAATGGATTAATGAATATCAGAAACATGGTAAAGATTCATTTGATAAATACATGAAAGAGACTGAAGCACATCAAATTGAGAAAGTTGGAAAGCAAATGCGTAAGATGATGTGGCCTGACTCTACTGAGTAA
- a CDS encoding nicotinamide-nucleotide adenylyltransferase, translating into MRGLMMGRFQPFHLGHLDLVKQILEQCDEVVIAVTSSQFNYLEKDPFTAGERIEMIHDSLKESKINLSRCFIVAIENQFNIATWSSFLKSALPHFDKVYSGNEYVKMLLADSSIDVIEPKFLDKPQYNASHIRQMIISDNNWQALVPGAVVKFLQKINGKKRLEVIAKSDTKPTEY; encoded by the coding sequence ATGCGTGGATTGATGATGGGTAGGTTTCAGCCTTTCCATTTGGGGCATTTAGATTTAGTAAAACAAATTCTTGAACAATGTGATGAAGTGGTAATTGCAGTAACTAGCTCTCAATTCAATTATTTAGAAAAGGATCCTTTCACAGCTGGTGAGAGAATCGAAATGATTCATGACTCGTTAAAAGAATCTAAAATTAATTTATCTCGATGTTTTATTGTTGCAATTGAAAATCAGTTCAATATTGCAACGTGGTCTTCTTTTCTAAAGTCAGCATTACCCCACTTTGATAAAGTATACAGTGGAAATGAATATGTCAAAATGTTATTGGCAGATTCTTCAATTGATGTAATTGAGCCCAAATTTCTAGATAAACCCCAATACAACGCATCTCATATCCGCCAAATGATAATATCTGATAATAATTGGCAAGCTTTAGTTCCTGGAGCAGTTGTTAAATTTTTGCAAAAGATCAATGGCAAAAAAAGATTAGAAGTTATAGCAAAATCCGATACAAAACCAACTGAATACTAA
- a CDS encoding EF-Tu/IF-2/RF-3 family GTPase: MVKSINFVVLGKQDIALEFGKKGTVTDLSLYDRKEADVIKTWVTPSGFPDKIQPLLQSINLAEFVIFLVDKLDKFTGEQIIALDTLKKTQGILSHTFDVDESKLNSMIKGTVVEKYLKVEQDKLKEEMDKIQPTSNIDPPKMVVDHCFDVKGVGTVILGKVTCGTIKQYDNLKLYPAGIDVMIKSIQMHDDPVEESVCPARVGLAVKGAKPDEIGRGDVIAKEGTVIVKSEIELDFTKSPFYKTDIAENQGCLVSVGLQIKAAKFSSIIPLKLKFEKPIVYNPGDIAVILKPESTTIRILGSGPIK, translated from the coding sequence ATGGTGAAGTCAATCAATTTTGTAGTCTTGGGAAAACAAGACATTGCCCTAGAATTTGGAAAAAAAGGAACTGTAACGGATCTTTCTCTTTATGATAGAAAAGAAGCAGATGTTATCAAAACTTGGGTGACTCCTAGCGGATTTCCTGATAAGATACAGCCACTTTTACAATCAATCAATTTGGCAGAATTTGTCATATTTCTTGTTGATAAACTTGACAAATTCACTGGGGAGCAAATTATTGCACTTGATACACTAAAAAAAACTCAAGGAATCTTATCCCATACTTTTGATGTTGATGAATCAAAATTAAATTCAATGATAAAAGGTACTGTAGTTGAAAAATACCTCAAAGTTGAACAGGACAAACTTAAAGAAGAGATGGACAAGATTCAGCCAACTTCAAACATTGACCCTCCTAAAATGGTAGTTGATCACTGCTTTGATGTTAAAGGCGTTGGGACAGTAATTCTTGGTAAAGTAACATGTGGAACAATCAAACAATATGATAACCTCAAACTATATCCTGCAGGAATTGATGTAATGATAAAATCAATTCAAATGCACGATGATCCTGTTGAGGAATCTGTATGTCCTGCAAGAGTTGGTCTTGCAGTAAAGGGTGCAAAACCAGATGAGATTGGACGAGGCGATGTCATTGCAAAGGAAGGAACTGTGATTGTTAAATCTGAAATTGAGCTTGATTTTACTAAAAGCCCATTTTATAAAACTGACATTGCTGAAAATCAAGGGTGTCTAGTTAGCGTAGGTTTACAAATAAAGGCTGCCAAGTTTTCGTCAATTATTCCTTTGAAACTAAAATTTGAAAAACCAATAGTTTACAATCCTGGAGATATTGCCGTCATTTTAAAACCAGAATCAACCACAATTAGAATTCTTGGTAGTGGTCCAATCAAATAG
- a CDS encoding DUF726 domain-containing protein, which produces MKKIIPRISTRGYYDLMYGKTIKNNPYFLYPKKAFDDLVGSKELVIMIHGLRNDNAGAIAKVVLAKNRLSKLGYRHPVIGFSYDSNTTGAHLLKHVRRSLSTGQIIAKKNGRNLAMFIEDFKSSSPKTKIRLMGHSLGSQVILSTVEYLAKKSQNTGIVEGVYFFGASITSDVPSSKKYGKLLDKIIRSKIVNYFSPTDEVLKYANVKKLVKCPLGLNGAVGKPISKYHQKSVRPKNHRFASYVAVLSSFP; this is translated from the coding sequence ATGAAAAAAATAATCCCAAGAATCTCTACTCGAGGATATTATGATTTGATGTATGGTAAAACTATAAAAAATAACCCGTATTTTTTGTATCCAAAAAAAGCATTTGATGACCTTGTGGGTTCAAAAGAACTTGTAATAATGATTCATGGGTTACGTAACGATAATGCAGGAGCTATTGCAAAAGTTGTTCTCGCAAAAAATAGATTGTCAAAATTAGGATATCGTCATCCTGTGATTGGATTTAGCTATGATTCTAACACCACTGGTGCTCACCTACTAAAACATGTCCGACGATCTCTCTCTACTGGTCAAATCATTGCAAAGAAAAATGGCCGAAACTTGGCAATGTTTATTGAAGATTTCAAATCTTCTAGTCCTAAAACAAAGATTCGTTTAATGGGTCATTCTTTGGGCTCACAGGTAATTCTTAGTACTGTTGAATACTTGGCAAAAAAATCTCAAAATACTGGCATTGTTGAAGGTGTATATTTTTTTGGAGCATCAATTACAAGCGATGTGCCATCATCAAAAAAATATGGTAAACTACTTGATAAAATAATTCGAAGTAAGATTGTGAATTATTTTAGCCCTACTGATGAAGTTCTAAAGTATGCTAATGTGAAAAAACTTGTCAAATGTCCTCTTGGACTAAACGGAGCAGTTGGTAAACCTATCTCTAAATATCATCAAAAATCTGTCAGACCTAAAAATCATAGATTTGCAAGCTATGTTGCAGTCTTGTCATCCTTTCCTTAA
- the metG gene encoding methionine--tRNA ligase produces MKNKAIITSALPYANGEIHLGHVASTYLPADVTTRFLKLNGVEAYYVCASDDFGTPILIQSEKEGKTPSEYVAHWNKRDYDDFTSFGIDFDFFYKTSSSENISFVQDVFNKLNAAGHVYEKEIIQFYCNNDKKFLPDRYVKGTCPYCKAVDQYSDLCESCGRVPEEISDPKCSICGQTPTKEKTTHFFFKLKNFGDSLYKWLDENENLQKDVKKYVQNWIKSGLIDWDITRDISWGVHIPLEKYKDKVFYGWFDNHLAYISTAVKFLNDKGIDGKEFWNSADIYHFIGKDIVYHHYLFLPAMRLGINSEYKLPDYIPTRGHLTLQSKKISKSRNWYIGLKQFLEYYPADYLRYYLVAINPYSQDDLNFDWNEFTNRINSELIGNLGNFVNRALGFTKKAFYGIIPETEKYDDKDIEAENKIKSLSSELGVLMEQNHLDRALKKIMEFSTFFNQYFQHKEPWKKEPGTTTCVFLSVNAARSMAIALFPFIPESSQKIWNQIGLDGKVNENKWESISDIGIKSGHVLGEVSPLFVKVEDEDIAKYKKQLGPIE; encoded by the coding sequence ATGAAAAACAAAGCAATCATTACTAGTGCATTACCTTATGCTAATGGAGAAATCCATCTAGGTCATGTTGCGTCAACATACTTGCCAGCTGATGTGACTACTAGGTTTCTGAAATTAAATGGTGTTGAGGCATACTATGTTTGTGCGTCTGATGATTTTGGTACTCCTATTTTGATACAATCTGAAAAAGAGGGAAAAACACCGTCAGAATATGTTGCTCATTGGAATAAACGAGACTATGACGATTTCACATCATTTGGTATTGATTTTGATTTTTTTTACAAAACTAGCTCATCAGAAAACATATCATTTGTTCAAGATGTATTTAACAAACTAAATGCCGCCGGTCACGTTTACGAAAAAGAAATCATTCAATTTTATTGTAATAACGATAAAAAATTCTTACCTGATAGATATGTGAAAGGAACCTGTCCTTATTGTAAAGCAGTTGATCAATATTCTGATCTATGTGAAAGTTGTGGCCGAGTACCTGAAGAGATATCTGATCCAAAATGTTCTATTTGTGGACAAACTCCAACTAAAGAAAAGACAACACATTTCTTTTTCAAACTAAAAAATTTTGGTGACTCATTATACAAATGGCTAGATGAAAATGAGAATCTGCAAAAAGATGTTAAAAAATATGTTCAAAATTGGATAAAGTCTGGTTTAATTGATTGGGATATTACGCGTGATATCTCTTGGGGCGTACATATCCCTCTTGAAAAATACAAAGACAAGGTGTTTTATGGCTGGTTTGATAATCATCTTGCCTACATTTCTACTGCTGTAAAATTCCTTAACGATAAAGGAATTGATGGAAAAGAATTTTGGAATTCTGCTGATATCTATCATTTTATTGGAAAAGACATTGTTTATCATCATTATCTGTTCTTACCTGCAATGCGTTTGGGAATAAACAGTGAATACAAATTGCCTGATTATATTCCAACTAGGGGCCACCTTACTTTACAATCAAAGAAAATCTCAAAGAGTAGAAACTGGTACATTGGATTGAAGCAGTTCTTAGAATATTACCCTGCTGACTATTTACGATACTATCTAGTTGCAATCAATCCCTACTCCCAAGATGATTTGAATTTTGATTGGAATGAATTTACAAATAGAATTAACTCTGAATTAATTGGCAATCTTGGAAACTTTGTTAATCGTGCATTAGGATTTACAAAAAAAGCGTTTTATGGAATAATTCCTGAAACTGAAAAGTATGATGATAAAGACATAGAGGCTGAAAATAAGATCAAGTCTCTATCTTCAGAACTGGGAGTTTTGATGGAACAAAATCATTTGGATAGGGCTCTCAAGAAAATCATGGAGTTTTCAACATTTTTCAATCAATACTTTCAACATAAAGAACCTTGGAAGAAAGAACCTGGAACTACGACCTGTGTATTCTTATCAGTAAATGCTGCACGTAGTATGGCAATTGCATTGTTTCCATTTATTCCGGAATCCTCACAAAAAATATGGAATCAGATTGGACTAGATGGTAAAGTAAATGAAAACAAATGGGAGTCAATCTCTGATATTGGAATTAAATCCGGACATGTCTTAGGTGAAGTATCACCGCTATTTGTTAAAGTAGAAGATGAAGATATTGCAAAATATAAAAAACAACTAGGCCCAATAGAATGA